The following coding sequences are from one Anolis sagrei isolate rAnoSag1 chromosome 6, rAnoSag1.mat, whole genome shotgun sequence window:
- the SLC39A2 gene encoding zinc transporter ZIP2, which translates to MDDLLAVKIGCLAGVLVITLFCGLIPSQVKWFQFNMARGKHRRILSCIGCFAAGVFLGACLMHMVADALGDIQEEIKKRQRQGGSTNKLNATSDDDGDSDGYPFGELIISLGFFLVFIIESVVLHCCPRAVHAHGDHESQDNHKDLPEAHSSLRAFVLFLSLSFHSVFEGLAIGVQKQVTAAVQLCLAVLIHKAIVVFSLSLKLVQSGTKVQWRLLYLVVFALMSPAGIGVGIGVSLSNSDGSSLAQAVLEGLAAGTFLYVTFLEILPYELRSHESPLTKFFFISLGFCIMAVIAIWA; encoded by the exons ATGGATGACTTGCTGGCAGTGAAAATCGGCTGCCTGGCTGGTGTTTTGGTGATCACACTTTTTTGTGGCCTCATCCCATCCCAGGTCAAATGGTTCCAATTCAACATGGCCAGAG GGAAGCATCGGCGCATCCTTAGTTGCATAGGCTGCTTTGCTGCCGGGGTGTTCCTGGGTGCTTGCCTAATGCACATGGTAGCCGATGCTTTGGGAGACAttcaagaagaaattaaaaagcgGCAGCGACAG GGAGGTTCCACAAACAAACTGAATGCCACCTCTGATGACGACGGTGATTCTGAT GGATATCCTTTTGGCGAGCTAATAATCTCACTCGGCTTCTTCCTTGTGTTTATTATCGAGAGTGTGGTTCTTCATTGCTGTCCCCGGGCTGTTCATGCTCACGGCGACCATGAAAGTCAAGACAATCACAAGGACCTTCCAGAAGCCCACAGCTCATTACGGGCGTTTGTGCTCTTCCTCTCCTTGTCCTTCCACTCAGTCTTTGAAGGCCTGGCTATTGGGGTTCAGAAGCAGGTAACAGCGGCTGTTCAACTTTGTCTAGCAGTGCTCATCCACAAGGCCATTGTGGTCTTCAGCTTGTCACTGAAGTTGGTGCAGAGCGGGACCAAGGTCCAGTGGAGACTACTTTACCTGGTGGTCTTTGCGTTGATGTCTCCAGCTGGCATCGGCGTGGGCATCGGCGTCTCACTTTCCAATAGTGATGGGAGCAGCCTGGCACAAGCTGTGCTCGAAGGATTGGCAGCGGGAACTTTCCTCTATGTCACCTTCCTGGAGATTCTTCCATACGAGCTGCGGTCACACGAAAGTCCCCTCACCAAGTTCTTCTTCATTAGCCTAGGCTTCTGCATCATGGCCGTCATTGCCATTTGGGCATAA